Proteins encoded by one window of Cervus canadensis isolate Bull #8, Minnesota chromosome 18, ASM1932006v1, whole genome shotgun sequence:
- the LOC122420629 gene encoding sialic acid-binding Ig-like lectin 14 isoform X10 has protein sequence MGPPAFPGPPLLHGPGRPSSPSVPAHGAVSVTLWLPVGASSFPPHIRGASLPSKGTRTGSALADADMGPLLLLPLLWGGSLQELPGFELRVQESVTVQACMDVRVACSFSYPWSSAYWSAEPSIYWFREGDTPYDDAVATNARNKRVKPETQGRFRLVGDPRDKDCSLIIKEARLSDSGAYYLRVERGLNEKYSYHDKKLNLQVTVPEKPDIQFLEPLESGRPTKLTCSLSLACDDRHPLLFSWVGDALDAMNLNTIHSPELTLTPRPQDHDSKLTCRVTLQGLQVTLERTVQLNVSYAPRHLRISLSFRTVIGRTGLSPGLGPAPGTASKEWGVNLSVSRYGKSKETITTPPHLHSLDHTHVQYTQRHMHRC, from the exons ATGGGACCTCCTGCCTTCCCAGGGCCGCCCCTCCTCCACGGTCCGGGGCGTCCAAGTTCCCCTTCTGTGCCTGCCCACGGCGCTGTCTCCGTCACCCTCTGGCTTCCTGTTGGGGCTTCCTCGTTCCCTCCCCACATTCGGGGCGCCTCCCTCCCCAGCAAAGGGACCCGAACCGGCTCTGCGCTGGCGGATGCCGACATGgggcccctgctgctgctgcccctgcTCTGGGGGg GGTCCCTGCAGGAGCTTCCAGGGTTCGAGCTCCGAGTGCAGGAATCCGTGACGGTGCAGGCGTGCATGGACGTCCGCGTGGCCTGCTCCTTCTCCTACCCCTGGAGTTCGGCGTATTGGTCTGCTGAGCCCTCCATCTACTGGTTCCGGGAAGGGGACACCCCATACGATGATGCTGTGGCCACAAACGCCCGAAATAAACGAGTGAAACCAGAGACCCAGGGCCGATTCCGCCTCGTCGGGGACCCCAGGGACAAGGACTGCTCCCTGATCATCAAAGAGGCCAGGCTGAGCGACTCAGGAGCCTACTACCTGCGAGTGGAGAGAGGACTTAATGAGAAATATAGTTACCATGATAAGAAGCTGAATTTGCAGGTGACAG TTCCAGAGAAACCCGACATCCAGTTTCTGGAGCCTCTGGAGTCTGGCCGCCCCACAAAGCTGACCTGCAGCCTCTCGCTAGCCTGTGATGACAGACACCCTCTCCTGTTCTCCTGGGTGGGGGATGCCCTTGATGCCATGAACCTAAACACCATCCACTCCCCGGAGCTCACCCTCACCCCGAGGCCCCAGGACCACGACAGCAAACTCACCTGTCGGGTGACACTCCAGGGACTTCAGGTGACCCTGGAGAGAACCGTCCAGCTCAACGTCTCCT ATGCCCCGAGGCACCTCCGCATCAGCCTCTCCTTCAGAACTGTCATAGGTAGGACAGGACTTTCTCCAGGCCTGGGTCCTGCTCCTGGGACCGCCTCCAAGGAGTGGGGTGTGAACTTGAGTGTGAGCAGATATGGGAAGAGCAAGGAGACAATCAccaccccgccccacctccaTTCACTAGACCACACACATGTGCAATACACACAAAGACATATGCACAGATGTTAA
- the LOC122420629 gene encoding sialic acid-binding Ig-like lectin 14 isoform X9: MGPPAFPGPPLLHGPGRPSSPSVPAHGAVSVTLWLPVGASSFPPHIRGASLPSKGTRTGSALADADMGPLLLLPLLWGGSLQELPGFELRVQESVTVQACMDVRVACSFSYPWSSAYWSAEPSIYWFREGDTPYDDAVATNARNKRVKPETQGRFRLVGDPRDKDCSLIIKEARLSDSGAYYLRVERGLNEKYSYHDKKLNLQVTVPEKPDIQFLEPLESGRPTKLTCSLSLACDDRHPLLFSWVGDALDAMNLNTIHSPELTLTPRPQDHDSKLTCRVTLQGLQVTLERTVQLNVSSSPFLSAPDAPRNVRISLSFRNVTELSVFYSCRWVPPDDRSWTPFLFFWLRCSWGDPMVNMNIIRKLTPTPRPRTTAPTSPVG; encoded by the exons ATGGGACCTCCTGCCTTCCCAGGGCCGCCCCTCCTCCACGGTCCGGGGCGTCCAAGTTCCCCTTCTGTGCCTGCCCACGGCGCTGTCTCCGTCACCCTCTGGCTTCCTGTTGGGGCTTCCTCGTTCCCTCCCCACATTCGGGGCGCCTCCCTCCCCAGCAAAGGGACCCGAACCGGCTCTGCGCTGGCGGATGCCGACATGgggcccctgctgctgctgcccctgcTCTGGGGGg GGTCCCTGCAGGAGCTTCCAGGGTTCGAGCTCCGAGTGCAGGAATCCGTGACGGTGCAGGCGTGCATGGACGTCCGCGTGGCCTGCTCCTTCTCCTACCCCTGGAGTTCGGCGTATTGGTCTGCTGAGCCCTCCATCTACTGGTTCCGGGAAGGGGACACCCCATACGATGATGCTGTGGCCACAAACGCCCGAAATAAACGAGTGAAACCAGAGACCCAGGGCCGATTCCGCCTCGTCGGGGACCCCAGGGACAAGGACTGCTCCCTGATCATCAAAGAGGCCAGGCTGAGCGACTCAGGAGCCTACTACCTGCGAGTGGAGAGAGGACTTAATGAGAAATATAGTTACCATGATAAGAAGCTGAATTTGCAGGTGACAG TTCCAGAGAAACCCGACATCCAGTTTCTGGAGCCTCTGGAGTCTGGCCGCCCCACAAAGCTGACCTGCAGCCTCTCGCTAGCCTGTGATGACAGACACCCTCTCCTGTTCTCCTGGGTGGGGGATGCCCTTGATGCCATGAACCTAAACACCATCCACTCCCCGGAGCTCACCCTCACCCCGAGGCCCCAGGACCACGACAGCAAACTCACCTGTCGGGTGACACTCCAGGGACTTCAGGTGACCCTGGAGAGAACCGTCCAGCTCAACGTCTCCT CAAGCCCATTTCTTTCTGCCCCAGATGCTCCGAGGAACGTCCGCATCAGCCTCTCCTTCAGAAACGTCACAG AACTTTCGGTGTTTTACAGCTGCAGGTGGGTCCCACCAGATGATCGGAGCTGGACCCcgtttctctttttctggttgCGCTGCTCATGGGGCGATCCCATGGTGAACATGAACATCATTCGGAAG CTCACCCCCACCCCGAGGCCCAGGACCACAGCACCAACCTCACCTGTTGGGTGA
- the LOC122420629 gene encoding sialic acid-binding Ig-like lectin 7 isoform X1 — translation MGPPAFPGPPLLHGPGRPSSPSVPAHGAVSVTLWLPVGASSFPPHIRGASLPSKGTRTGSALADADMGPLLLLPLLWGGSLQELPGFELRVQESVTVQACMDVRVACSFSYPWSSAYWSAEPSIYWFREGDTPYDDAVATNARNKRVKPETQGRFRLVGDPRDKDCSLIIKEARLSDSGAYYLRVERGLNEKYSYHDKKLNLQVTVPEKPDIQFLEPLESGRPTKLTCSLSLACDDRHPLLFSWVGDALDAMNLNTIHSPELTLTPRPQDHDSKLTCRVTLQGLQVTLERTVQLNVSSSPFLSAPDAPRNVRISLSFRNVTELSVFYSCRWVPPDDRSWTPFLFFWLRCSWGDPMVNMNIIRKAIMSHLGFPGTSVVKSQPAMQKMRVHYLAWEDPLEKGMATHSSILAWEIPGLRSPAGYTPWGRRVGHSIVSKPQHFSLTSGENSPALGTSCSPLQPAAGRSREGLEGERETVRLLIDSPSPAYGVHLPLLHQPVFITCCLPGFLLGLPHSFPAFGALPP, via the exons ATGGGACCTCCTGCCTTCCCAGGGCCGCCCCTCCTCCACGGTCCGGGGCGTCCAAGTTCCCCTTCTGTGCCTGCCCACGGCGCTGTCTCCGTCACCCTCTGGCTTCCTGTTGGGGCTTCCTCGTTCCCTCCCCACATTCGGGGCGCCTCCCTCCCCAGCAAAGGGACCCGAACCGGCTCTGCGCTGGCGGATGCCGACATGgggcccctgctgctgctgcccctgcTCTGGGGGg GGTCCCTGCAGGAGCTTCCAGGGTTCGAGCTCCGAGTGCAGGAATCCGTGACGGTGCAGGCGTGCATGGACGTCCGCGTGGCCTGCTCCTTCTCCTACCCCTGGAGTTCGGCGTATTGGTCTGCTGAGCCCTCCATCTACTGGTTCCGGGAAGGGGACACCCCATACGATGATGCTGTGGCCACAAACGCCCGAAATAAACGAGTGAAACCAGAGACCCAGGGCCGATTCCGCCTCGTCGGGGACCCCAGGGACAAGGACTGCTCCCTGATCATCAAAGAGGCCAGGCTGAGCGACTCAGGAGCCTACTACCTGCGAGTGGAGAGAGGACTTAATGAGAAATATAGTTACCATGATAAGAAGCTGAATTTGCAGGTGACAG TTCCAGAGAAACCCGACATCCAGTTTCTGGAGCCTCTGGAGTCTGGCCGCCCCACAAAGCTGACCTGCAGCCTCTCGCTAGCCTGTGATGACAGACACCCTCTCCTGTTCTCCTGGGTGGGGGATGCCCTTGATGCCATGAACCTAAACACCATCCACTCCCCGGAGCTCACCCTCACCCCGAGGCCCCAGGACCACGACAGCAAACTCACCTGTCGGGTGACACTCCAGGGACTTCAGGTGACCCTGGAGAGAACCGTCCAGCTCAACGTCTCCT CAAGCCCATTTCTTTCTGCCCCAGATGCTCCGAGGAACGTCCGCATCAGCCTCTCCTTCAGAAACGTCACAG AACTTTCGGTGTTTTACAGCTGCAGGTGGGTCCCACCAGATGATCGGAGCTGGACCCcgtttctctttttctggttgCGCTGCTCATGGGGCGATCCCATGGTGAACATGAACATCATTCGGAAGGCGATCATGtcacatctgggcttccctggtacctcggtggtaaagagtcagcctgcaatgcagaagatgcgggttcactacctggcttgggaagatcccctggagaagggaatggcaacccactccagtattcttgcctgggaaatccctgggttgagaagcccggcgggctacactccctggggtcgcagagtcggacacagcatAGTGAGTAAGCCACAACATTTCAGCCTCACATCTGGTGAAAACTCGCCAGCTCTGGGGACTTCGTGCTCTCCCCTGCAGCCTGCAGCAGGGCGGAGCCGGGAGGGGTTGGAGGGAGAACGTGAAACAGTGCGACTTCTCATCGACTCCCCCAGCCCCGCCTATGGAGTCCACCTTCCCCTTCTTCACCAGCCAGTCTTCATCACCTGCTGCCTTCCTGGCTTCCTGCTGGGGCTTCCTCATTCCTTCCCCGCATTCGGGGCACTTCCTCCCTGA
- the LOC122420629 gene encoding sialic acid-binding Ig-like lectin 7 isoform X2 has translation MGPPAFPGPPLLHGPGRPSSPSVPAHGAVSVTLWLPVGASSFPPHIRGASLPSKGTRTGSALADADMGPLLLLPLLWGGSLQELPGFELRVQESVTVQACMDVRVACSFSYPWSSAYWSAEPSIYWFREGDTPYDDAVATNARNKRVKPETQGRFRLVGDPRDKDCSLIIKEARLSDSGAYYLRVERGLNEKYSYHDKKLNLQVTEKPDIQFLEPLESGRPTKLTCSLSLACDDRHPLLFSWVGDALDAMNLNTIHSPELTLTPRPQDHDSKLTCRVTLQGLQVTLERTVQLNVSSSPFLSAPDAPRNVRISLSFRNVTELSVFYSCRWVPPDDRSWTPFLFFWLRCSWGDPMVNMNIIRKAIMSHLGFPGTSVVKSQPAMQKMRVHYLAWEDPLEKGMATHSSILAWEIPGLRSPAGYTPWGRRVGHSIVSKPQHFSLTSGENSPALGTSCSPLQPAAGRSREGLEGERETVRLLIDSPSPAYGVHLPLLHQPVFITCCLPGFLLGLPHSFPAFGALPP, from the exons ATGGGACCTCCTGCCTTCCCAGGGCCGCCCCTCCTCCACGGTCCGGGGCGTCCAAGTTCCCCTTCTGTGCCTGCCCACGGCGCTGTCTCCGTCACCCTCTGGCTTCCTGTTGGGGCTTCCTCGTTCCCTCCCCACATTCGGGGCGCCTCCCTCCCCAGCAAAGGGACCCGAACCGGCTCTGCGCTGGCGGATGCCGACATGgggcccctgctgctgctgcccctgcTCTGGGGGg GGTCCCTGCAGGAGCTTCCAGGGTTCGAGCTCCGAGTGCAGGAATCCGTGACGGTGCAGGCGTGCATGGACGTCCGCGTGGCCTGCTCCTTCTCCTACCCCTGGAGTTCGGCGTATTGGTCTGCTGAGCCCTCCATCTACTGGTTCCGGGAAGGGGACACCCCATACGATGATGCTGTGGCCACAAACGCCCGAAATAAACGAGTGAAACCAGAGACCCAGGGCCGATTCCGCCTCGTCGGGGACCCCAGGGACAAGGACTGCTCCCTGATCATCAAAGAGGCCAGGCTGAGCGACTCAGGAGCCTACTACCTGCGAGTGGAGAGAGGACTTAATGAGAAATATAGTTACCATGATAAGAAGCTGAATTTGCAGGTGACAG AGAAACCCGACATCCAGTTTCTGGAGCCTCTGGAGTCTGGCCGCCCCACAAAGCTGACCTGCAGCCTCTCGCTAGCCTGTGATGACAGACACCCTCTCCTGTTCTCCTGGGTGGGGGATGCCCTTGATGCCATGAACCTAAACACCATCCACTCCCCGGAGCTCACCCTCACCCCGAGGCCCCAGGACCACGACAGCAAACTCACCTGTCGGGTGACACTCCAGGGACTTCAGGTGACCCTGGAGAGAACCGTCCAGCTCAACGTCTCCT CAAGCCCATTTCTTTCTGCCCCAGATGCTCCGAGGAACGTCCGCATCAGCCTCTCCTTCAGAAACGTCACAG AACTTTCGGTGTTTTACAGCTGCAGGTGGGTCCCACCAGATGATCGGAGCTGGACCCcgtttctctttttctggttgCGCTGCTCATGGGGCGATCCCATGGTGAACATGAACATCATTCGGAAGGCGATCATGtcacatctgggcttccctggtacctcggtggtaaagagtcagcctgcaatgcagaagatgcgggttcactacctggcttgggaagatcccctggagaagggaatggcaacccactccagtattcttgcctgggaaatccctgggttgagaagcccggcgggctacactccctggggtcgcagagtcggacacagcatAGTGAGTAAGCCACAACATTTCAGCCTCACATCTGGTGAAAACTCGCCAGCTCTGGGGACTTCGTGCTCTCCCCTGCAGCCTGCAGCAGGGCGGAGCCGGGAGGGGTTGGAGGGAGAACGTGAAACAGTGCGACTTCTCATCGACTCCCCCAGCCCCGCCTATGGAGTCCACCTTCCCCTTCTTCACCAGCCAGTCTTCATCACCTGCTGCCTTCCTGGCTTCCTGCTGGGGCTTCCTCATTCCTTCCCCGCATTCGGGGCACTTCCTCCCTGA
- the LOC122420629 gene encoding sialic acid-binding Ig-like lectin 7 isoform X3 — MGPPAFPGPPLLHGPGRPSSPSVPAHGAVSVTLWLPVGASSFPPHIRGASLPSKGTRTGSALADADMGPLLLLPLLWGGSLQELPGFELRVQESVTVQACMDVRVACSFSYPWSSAYWSAEPSIYWFREGDTPYDDAVATNARNKRVKPETQGRFRLVGDPRDKDCSLIIKEARLSDSGAYYLRVERGLNEKYSYHDKKLNLQVTVPEKPDIQFLEPLESGRPTKLTCSLSLACDDRHPLLFSWVGDALDAMNLNTIHSPELTLTPRPQDHDSKLTCRVTLQGLQVTLERTVQLNVSYAPRNVRISLSFRNVTELSVFYSCRWVPPDDRSWTPFLFFWLRCSWGDPMVNMNIIRKAIMSHLGFPGTSVVKSQPAMQKMRVHYLAWEDPLEKGMATHSSILAWEIPGLRSPAGYTPWGRRVGHSIVSKPQHFSLTSGENSPALGTSCSPLQPAAGRSREGLEGERETVRLLIDSPSPAYGVHLPLLHQPVFITCCLPGFLLGLPHSFPAFGALPP, encoded by the exons ATGGGACCTCCTGCCTTCCCAGGGCCGCCCCTCCTCCACGGTCCGGGGCGTCCAAGTTCCCCTTCTGTGCCTGCCCACGGCGCTGTCTCCGTCACCCTCTGGCTTCCTGTTGGGGCTTCCTCGTTCCCTCCCCACATTCGGGGCGCCTCCCTCCCCAGCAAAGGGACCCGAACCGGCTCTGCGCTGGCGGATGCCGACATGgggcccctgctgctgctgcccctgcTCTGGGGGg GGTCCCTGCAGGAGCTTCCAGGGTTCGAGCTCCGAGTGCAGGAATCCGTGACGGTGCAGGCGTGCATGGACGTCCGCGTGGCCTGCTCCTTCTCCTACCCCTGGAGTTCGGCGTATTGGTCTGCTGAGCCCTCCATCTACTGGTTCCGGGAAGGGGACACCCCATACGATGATGCTGTGGCCACAAACGCCCGAAATAAACGAGTGAAACCAGAGACCCAGGGCCGATTCCGCCTCGTCGGGGACCCCAGGGACAAGGACTGCTCCCTGATCATCAAAGAGGCCAGGCTGAGCGACTCAGGAGCCTACTACCTGCGAGTGGAGAGAGGACTTAATGAGAAATATAGTTACCATGATAAGAAGCTGAATTTGCAGGTGACAG TTCCAGAGAAACCCGACATCCAGTTTCTGGAGCCTCTGGAGTCTGGCCGCCCCACAAAGCTGACCTGCAGCCTCTCGCTAGCCTGTGATGACAGACACCCTCTCCTGTTCTCCTGGGTGGGGGATGCCCTTGATGCCATGAACCTAAACACCATCCACTCCCCGGAGCTCACCCTCACCCCGAGGCCCCAGGACCACGACAGCAAACTCACCTGTCGGGTGACACTCCAGGGACTTCAGGTGACCCTGGAGAGAACCGTCCAGCTCAACGTCTCCT ATGCTCCGAGGAACGTCCGCATCAGCCTCTCCTTCAGAAACGTCACAG AACTTTCGGTGTTTTACAGCTGCAGGTGGGTCCCACCAGATGATCGGAGCTGGACCCcgtttctctttttctggttgCGCTGCTCATGGGGCGATCCCATGGTGAACATGAACATCATTCGGAAGGCGATCATGtcacatctgggcttccctggtacctcggtggtaaagagtcagcctgcaatgcagaagatgcgggttcactacctggcttgggaagatcccctggagaagggaatggcaacccactccagtattcttgcctgggaaatccctgggttgagaagcccggcgggctacactccctggggtcgcagagtcggacacagcatAGTGAGTAAGCCACAACATTTCAGCCTCACATCTGGTGAAAACTCGCCAGCTCTGGGGACTTCGTGCTCTCCCCTGCAGCCTGCAGCAGGGCGGAGCCGGGAGGGGTTGGAGGGAGAACGTGAAACAGTGCGACTTCTCATCGACTCCCCCAGCCCCGCCTATGGAGTCCACCTTCCCCTTCTTCACCAGCCAGTCTTCATCACCTGCTGCCTTCCTGGCTTCCTGCTGGGGCTTCCTCATTCCTTCCCCGCATTCGGGGCACTTCCTCCCTGA
- the LOC122420629 gene encoding sialic acid-binding Ig-like lectin 14 isoform X11, giving the protein MGPPAFPGPPLLHGPGRPSSPSVPAHGAVSVTLWLPVGASSFPPHIRGASLPSKGTRTGSALADADMGPLLLLPLLWGGSLQELPGFELRVQESVTVQACMDVRVACSFSYPWSSAYWSAEPSIYWFREGDTPYDDAVATNARNKRVKPETQGRFRLVGDPRDKDCSLIIKEARLSDSGAYYLRVERGLNEKYSYHDKKLNLQVTVPEKPDIQFLEPLESGRPTKLTCSLSLACDDRHPLLFSWVGDALDAMNLNTIHSPELTLTPRPQDHDSKLTCRVTLQGLQVTLERTVQLNVSYAPRNVRISLSFRNVTEGPPSCSCETEEPQGSWPLVVTLIRGALMGAGFLLTYGLTWTYYTRTFGVLQLQVGPTR; this is encoded by the exons ATGGGACCTCCTGCCTTCCCAGGGCCGCCCCTCCTCCACGGTCCGGGGCGTCCAAGTTCCCCTTCTGTGCCTGCCCACGGCGCTGTCTCCGTCACCCTCTGGCTTCCTGTTGGGGCTTCCTCGTTCCCTCCCCACATTCGGGGCGCCTCCCTCCCCAGCAAAGGGACCCGAACCGGCTCTGCGCTGGCGGATGCCGACATGgggcccctgctgctgctgcccctgcTCTGGGGGg GGTCCCTGCAGGAGCTTCCAGGGTTCGAGCTCCGAGTGCAGGAATCCGTGACGGTGCAGGCGTGCATGGACGTCCGCGTGGCCTGCTCCTTCTCCTACCCCTGGAGTTCGGCGTATTGGTCTGCTGAGCCCTCCATCTACTGGTTCCGGGAAGGGGACACCCCATACGATGATGCTGTGGCCACAAACGCCCGAAATAAACGAGTGAAACCAGAGACCCAGGGCCGATTCCGCCTCGTCGGGGACCCCAGGGACAAGGACTGCTCCCTGATCATCAAAGAGGCCAGGCTGAGCGACTCAGGAGCCTACTACCTGCGAGTGGAGAGAGGACTTAATGAGAAATATAGTTACCATGATAAGAAGCTGAATTTGCAGGTGACAG TTCCAGAGAAACCCGACATCCAGTTTCTGGAGCCTCTGGAGTCTGGCCGCCCCACAAAGCTGACCTGCAGCCTCTCGCTAGCCTGTGATGACAGACACCCTCTCCTGTTCTCCTGGGTGGGGGATGCCCTTGATGCCATGAACCTAAACACCATCCACTCCCCGGAGCTCACCCTCACCCCGAGGCCCCAGGACCACGACAGCAAACTCACCTGTCGGGTGACACTCCAGGGACTTCAGGTGACCCTGGAGAGAACCGTCCAGCTCAACGTCTCCT ATGCTCCGAGGAACGTCCGCATCAGCCTCTCCTTCAGAAACGTCACAG aaGGCCCCCCTTCCTGCAGCTGTGAGACTGAGGAGCCGCAGGGCTCCTGGCCCCTGGTCGTCACCCTGATCAGAGGGGCCCTCATGGGGGCTGGCTTCCTCCTTACCTATGGCCTCACCTGGACCTACTACACCAG AACTTTCGGTGTTTTACAGCTGCAGGTGGGTCCCACCAGATGA
- the LOC122420629 gene encoding sialic acid-binding Ig-like lectin 14 isoform X5: protein MGPPAFPGPPLLHGPGRPSSPSVPAHGAVSVTLWLPVGASSFPPHIRGASLPSKGTRTGSALADADMGPLLLLPLLWGGSLQELPGFELRVQESVTVQACMDVRVACSFSYPWSSAYWSAEPSIYWFREGDTPYDDAVATNARNKRVKPETQGRFRLVGDPRDKDCSLIIKEARLSDSGAYYLRVERGLNEKYSYHDKKLNLQVTVPEKPDIQFLEPLESGRPTKLTCSLSLACDDRHPLLFSWVGDALDAMNLNTIHSPELTLTPRPQDHDSKLTCRVTLQGLQVTLERTVQLNVSYAPRNVRISLSFRNVTALKILQDTSSLLISESPALQLLCVTDSNPPAQLSWFQGSPALEAAPISSTGVLVIPQVGAGDEGEVTCEAQNPLGSQQVSFSLSVQKGPPSCSCETEEPQGSWPLVVTLIRGALMGAGFLLTYGLTWTYYTRTFGVLQLQVGPTR, encoded by the exons ATGGGACCTCCTGCCTTCCCAGGGCCGCCCCTCCTCCACGGTCCGGGGCGTCCAAGTTCCCCTTCTGTGCCTGCCCACGGCGCTGTCTCCGTCACCCTCTGGCTTCCTGTTGGGGCTTCCTCGTTCCCTCCCCACATTCGGGGCGCCTCCCTCCCCAGCAAAGGGACCCGAACCGGCTCTGCGCTGGCGGATGCCGACATGgggcccctgctgctgctgcccctgcTCTGGGGGg GGTCCCTGCAGGAGCTTCCAGGGTTCGAGCTCCGAGTGCAGGAATCCGTGACGGTGCAGGCGTGCATGGACGTCCGCGTGGCCTGCTCCTTCTCCTACCCCTGGAGTTCGGCGTATTGGTCTGCTGAGCCCTCCATCTACTGGTTCCGGGAAGGGGACACCCCATACGATGATGCTGTGGCCACAAACGCCCGAAATAAACGAGTGAAACCAGAGACCCAGGGCCGATTCCGCCTCGTCGGGGACCCCAGGGACAAGGACTGCTCCCTGATCATCAAAGAGGCCAGGCTGAGCGACTCAGGAGCCTACTACCTGCGAGTGGAGAGAGGACTTAATGAGAAATATAGTTACCATGATAAGAAGCTGAATTTGCAGGTGACAG TTCCAGAGAAACCCGACATCCAGTTTCTGGAGCCTCTGGAGTCTGGCCGCCCCACAAAGCTGACCTGCAGCCTCTCGCTAGCCTGTGATGACAGACACCCTCTCCTGTTCTCCTGGGTGGGGGATGCCCTTGATGCCATGAACCTAAACACCATCCACTCCCCGGAGCTCACCCTCACCCCGAGGCCCCAGGACCACGACAGCAAACTCACCTGTCGGGTGACACTCCAGGGACTTCAGGTGACCCTGGAGAGAACCGTCCAGCTCAACGTCTCCT ATGCTCCGAGGAACGTCCGCATCAGCCTCTCCTTCAGAAACGTCACAG CCCTCAAGATTCTGCAGGACACCTCGTCCCTACTCATCTCGGAGAGCCCGGCGCTGCAGCTGCTGTGTGTCACTGACAGCAACCCCCCTGCACAGCTGAGTTGGTTCCAGGGGTCCCCAGCCCTGGAGGCCGCCCCCATCTCCAGCACCGGGGTCCTGGTGATACCCCAAGTAGGGGCTGGAGATGAAGGAGAAGTCACCTGCGAAGCGCAGAACCCTCTGGGCTCCCAGCAAGTTTCCTTCAGCCTCTCTGTGCAGA aaGGCCCCCCTTCCTGCAGCTGTGAGACTGAGGAGCCGCAGGGCTCCTGGCCCCTGGTCGTCACCCTGATCAGAGGGGCCCTCATGGGGGCTGGCTTCCTCCTTACCTATGGCCTCACCTGGACCTACTACACCAG AACTTTCGGTGTTTTACAGCTGCAGGTGGGTCCCACCAGATGA